The Variovorax paradoxus genome window below encodes:
- a CDS encoding putative FMN-dependent luciferase-like monooxygenase: protein MPEPSHAPSAQRPTVRKRLGFFSRLLDDAPAAERYRLVAAQIAHAEAFGFDSAWVAQHHFHEHEGGLPSPFVFLAHVAARTRRIRLGTGIVTLPLENALRVAEDAIVLDLLTGGRLELGVGTGGTPEAFAAFGLDAAERPALFARQLAAVRAAWAGRPLAGGDTLYPAGAQLLGRIWQATFSVSGGTRAGQAGDGLMLSRTQPRTLEAPDATLAELQDPIVDAYLAALPAGATPRIVGSRSVFVADTRAEALRLAEIGLRRSAARFAASGGGGLADRAGPEATLEQLIAAYDVHVGTPEDVIASLAADSTLKRVTDLVCQVHSVDPPHAAILRSIELVATEVAPALGWQRDTAAAPTDLPSLQTS from the coding sequence ATGCCCGAGCCTTCGCACGCACCCTCCGCACAACGACCGACGGTGCGCAAGCGCCTCGGCTTCTTCAGCCGGCTGCTCGACGACGCCCCCGCGGCCGAGCGCTATCGCCTGGTGGCCGCGCAGATCGCGCATGCCGAGGCCTTCGGCTTCGACTCGGCCTGGGTCGCGCAGCACCACTTCCACGAACACGAGGGCGGGCTGCCGTCGCCCTTCGTGTTTCTCGCCCACGTGGCCGCGCGCACGCGCCGCATCCGCCTGGGCACCGGCATCGTGACCCTGCCGCTCGAGAACGCACTGCGCGTGGCCGAGGACGCCATCGTGCTGGACCTGCTCACGGGCGGCCGGCTCGAGCTCGGCGTGGGCACGGGCGGCACGCCCGAGGCCTTCGCCGCCTTCGGCCTCGATGCGGCCGAGCGTCCGGCGCTGTTCGCGCGGCAGCTCGCGGCCGTGCGCGCGGCCTGGGCCGGCCGGCCGCTCGCGGGCGGCGACACGCTGTACCCCGCGGGCGCGCAATTGCTGGGCCGGATCTGGCAGGCGACTTTCTCCGTCAGTGGCGGCACGCGCGCGGGCCAGGCCGGCGACGGCCTGATGCTCTCGCGCACCCAGCCGCGCACGCTCGAAGCACCCGATGCGACGCTGGCCGAGCTGCAGGACCCGATCGTCGATGCCTACCTGGCCGCGCTGCCCGCCGGCGCCACGCCGCGCATCGTGGGATCGCGCAGCGTCTTCGTGGCCGACACGCGCGCCGAGGCGCTGCGCCTGGCCGAGATCGGCCTGCGCCGCTCGGCCGCGCGCTTCGCGGCCTCGGGCGGCGGTGGCCTCGCGGACCGCGCGGGCCCCGAGGCCACGCTCGAACAATTGATCGCGGCCTACGACGTGCACGTGGGAACGCCCGAGGACGTGATCGCATCGCTTGCCGCCGACAGCACGCTCAAGCGCGTGACCGACCTCGTGTGCCAGGTGCACTCGGTCGATCCGCCGCATGCGGCGATCCTGCGCTCGATCGAACTCGTCGCCACCGAGGTCGCGCCGGCGCTCGGCTGGCAGCGGGACACGGCTGCGGCACCCACCGACCTTCCTTCCCTCCAGACCTCATGA
- a CDS encoding CysB family HTH-type transcriptional regulator, protein MNFQQLRSVRETVRCGFNLSEAAVVLEASQSGVSRQIRDLENELGILLFKRSGKRLTGLTSPGDHLLPIIERVLDDSLNLRQAGQDFLAREEGLLSIAATHSQARYALPAAVQEFRLRFPGVRLHLHQGTPRQIAQMLLDGEVDVGIATELPQNHPQLAAISCRCWTHLVVAPAGHPLLTETPLTIEKLARHPLITYDSGLTGRSRIDEAFARHGLSPDIVLAAMDADVIKTYVELGVGVGIVADLAYDAVRDRRLRALEAGHLFGENRTQLAVRRGGHLRGYIHAFIDAFAPGMAREAIARASAEAPPDDGG, encoded by the coding sequence ATGAACTTCCAGCAACTGCGATCCGTGCGCGAGACCGTGCGCTGCGGCTTCAACCTCAGCGAAGCCGCGGTGGTGCTCGAGGCCTCGCAGTCCGGCGTGAGCCGGCAGATCCGCGACCTCGAGAACGAGCTCGGCATCCTGCTGTTCAAGCGCTCGGGCAAGCGGCTCACCGGCCTCACCTCGCCCGGCGACCACCTGCTGCCGATCATCGAGCGCGTGCTCGACGACAGCCTGAACCTGCGCCAGGCCGGCCAGGATTTCCTGGCGCGCGAAGAAGGCCTGCTGTCGATCGCGGCCACGCATTCGCAGGCGCGCTATGCGCTGCCGGCCGCGGTGCAGGAGTTCCGGCTGCGCTTTCCCGGCGTGCGACTGCACCTGCACCAGGGCACGCCGCGCCAGATCGCGCAGATGCTGCTCGACGGCGAGGTCGACGTGGGCATCGCCACCGAGTTGCCGCAGAACCATCCGCAGCTCGCGGCCATCTCCTGTCGCTGCTGGACGCACCTGGTGGTGGCACCCGCGGGCCATCCGCTGCTGACCGAGACGCCGCTCACCATCGAGAAGCTCGCGCGCCATCCGCTCATCACCTACGACAGCGGCCTCACGGGCCGCTCGCGCATCGACGAGGCCTTCGCGCGCCATGGCCTCTCGCCCGACATCGTGCTGGCCGCGATGGATGCGGACGTGATCAAGACCTATGTGGAACTGGGCGTGGGCGTGGGCATCGTCGCCGACCTGGCCTACGACGCGGTGCGCGACCGGCGCCTGCGCGCGCTGGAAGCCGGCCACCTGTTCGGCGAGAACCGCACCCAGCTCGCGGTGCGCCGCGGCGGGCACCTGCGCGGCTACATCCACGCCTTCATCGATGCCTTCGCGCCCGGCATGGCGCGCGAGGCGATCGCGCGCGCGAGCGCGGAGGCGCCGCCCGACGACGGCGGCTGA
- a CDS encoding LLM class flavin-dependent oxidoreductase, with amino-acid sequence MATSSRQIKLGAFLMQTGHHIAAWRHPQAQADAGSNFRHYVELAKLAEAAKFDAVFLADSVGVRSSELASLSRTARSDHFEPLTLLSALAAVTERIGLIATVSTSFNEPFNVARKFASLDQISGGRSGWNLVTSSGTGEAQNFNRDEHFEHALRYERAAEFHDVVTGLWDSWEDDSFVRDKDSGQYFHADKLHVLHHKGKHFSVRGPLNVSRSPQGRPVVVQAGASEAGRDLAARTAEVIFVAHQTFDEAKSFYRDIKDRTQAYDREPESIKIMPGIFPVVGRTQEEAEEKFALLQDLVHPVVGVSLLSNVIGGFDFSGLPVDGPVPELPETNGPKSRQRLLLDLARRENLSIRDLYLRIAGARGHQQVVGTPQSIADQLQQWFEEGGADGFNIMSPWFPGGLQDFIELVLPELRRRGLVRTEYEGSTLREHLGLQRPRHGQRRAAVGAAA; translated from the coding sequence ATGGCCACTTCCTCCCGCCAGATCAAGCTGGGCGCCTTTCTCATGCAGACCGGCCACCACATCGCCGCCTGGCGCCATCCGCAGGCCCAGGCCGACGCGGGCAGCAACTTCCGCCACTACGTCGAGCTCGCGAAGCTGGCTGAGGCGGCGAAGTTCGATGCCGTCTTCCTGGCCGACTCGGTGGGCGTGCGCAGCAGCGAACTCGCCTCGCTCTCGCGCACCGCGCGCAGCGACCACTTCGAGCCGCTGACCCTGCTGTCGGCGCTGGCCGCGGTCACCGAACGCATCGGCCTGATCGCCACCGTGTCGACCAGCTTCAACGAGCCCTTCAACGTGGCGCGCAAGTTCGCCTCGCTCGACCAGATCAGCGGCGGGCGCTCGGGCTGGAACCTCGTGACCTCGAGCGGCACCGGCGAGGCGCAGAACTTCAACCGCGACGAGCACTTCGAGCATGCGCTGCGCTACGAGCGCGCGGCCGAGTTCCACGACGTCGTGACAGGCCTGTGGGACAGCTGGGAGGACGACAGCTTCGTGCGCGACAAGGACAGCGGCCAGTACTTCCACGCGGACAAGCTGCACGTGCTGCACCACAAGGGCAAGCATTTCTCGGTGCGCGGGCCGCTCAACGTCTCGCGTTCGCCGCAGGGCCGGCCGGTGGTGGTGCAGGCCGGCGCCTCGGAGGCCGGCCGCGACCTCGCGGCGCGCACGGCCGAGGTGATCTTCGTCGCGCACCAGACCTTCGACGAGGCGAAGAGCTTCTACCGCGACATCAAGGACCGCACCCAGGCCTACGACCGCGAGCCCGAGTCGATCAAGATCATGCCGGGCATCTTTCCGGTGGTCGGCCGCACGCAGGAGGAGGCCGAGGAGAAGTTCGCGCTGCTGCAGGACCTGGTGCACCCGGTGGTGGGCGTCTCGCTGCTGTCGAACGTGATCGGCGGCTTCGACTTCTCGGGCCTGCCGGTCGACGGCCCCGTGCCCGAGCTGCCCGAGACCAACGGCCCCAAGAGCCGGCAGCGCCTGCTGCTCGACCTCGCGCGGCGCGAGAACCTCAGCATCCGCGATCTCTACCTGCGCATCGCGGGCGCGCGCGGCCACCAGCAGGTGGTGGGCACGCCGCAGAGCATCGCCGACCAGCTGCAGCAGTGGTTCGAGGAAGGCGGCGCCGACGGCTTCAACATCATGTCGCCCTGGTTCCCGGGCGGCCTGCAGGACTTCATCGAGCTGGTGCTGCCCGAGCTGCGCCGGCGCGGCCTGGTGCGCACCGAGTACGAGGGGAGTACCTTGCGCGAGCACCTGGGGCTGCAGCGGCCGCGGCATGGGCAGCGCCGGGCCGCGGTGGGCGCCGCCGCATAG
- a CDS encoding NAD(P)/FAD-dependent oxidoreductase, with product MSNAPSTSLAPNDPRDRFAHEVLRLLGPAPANWVPRHDGIDHDVLVVGGGQSGAALSFALRRAGIAEVSVIDAAPDAQRAGVWLTRARMHKLRTLKNLVGPEGSVSALGFQAWYESRHGLEAYAALDRIPRTDWAAYLDWFRHITATGVRYGTRLVGFEAAGQGAVPHFRVRLEVDGQERIETARKLIFANGVAGSGAPFVPELLANAVASGLAAHTGHAIDFAALEGKRVAVIGAAASAFDAAAVALEHGAAAVHLFARRDHLAATPVARVRGYPGLYDNYFALPDATRWHHAARYRRLGTTPPPDSVQRVLAFPNFHLHLGAPWRGVTQNGNQLVAHVHDEHFHFDFAIAGTGYSHELSERPELTGIADLVLRWRDRFEAPAHERDDELAAAPYLGAGLELVEKTAGTAPWLRDIHVYNPGGFASTGLPLGDVPGMRGYVPAIVRRISEDLLLADLPLHEARTRAEVPPDFGPEFYAGALWQGEARLQAA from the coding sequence ATGAGCAACGCCCCCTCCACGTCCCTCGCACCGAACGACCCGCGCGACCGCTTCGCCCACGAGGTCCTGCGCCTGCTCGGCCCCGCGCCCGCCAACTGGGTGCCGCGCCACGATGGCATCGACCACGACGTGCTCGTCGTCGGCGGCGGCCAGAGCGGTGCCGCGCTCTCGTTCGCGCTGCGCCGCGCGGGCATCGCCGAAGTCAGCGTGATCGATGCCGCGCCCGATGCGCAGCGCGCGGGCGTGTGGCTCACGCGCGCGCGCATGCACAAGCTGCGCACGCTCAAGAACCTGGTTGGCCCCGAGGGCTCGGTGAGTGCGCTGGGCTTCCAGGCCTGGTACGAATCGCGCCATGGCCTCGAGGCCTATGCGGCGCTCGACCGCATTCCGCGCACCGACTGGGCCGCCTACCTCGACTGGTTCCGCCACATCACCGCCACCGGGGTGCGTTACGGCACGCGACTGGTCGGCTTCGAGGCGGCCGGGCAGGGCGCGGTGCCGCACTTCCGCGTGCGGCTCGAGGTCGACGGCCAGGAGCGCATCGAGACCGCGCGCAAGCTGATCTTCGCCAACGGCGTGGCCGGCAGCGGCGCGCCCTTCGTGCCCGAGCTGCTCGCGAATGCGGTGGCCAGCGGGCTCGCGGCCCACACCGGCCATGCGATCGATTTTGCGGCGCTTGAAGGCAAGCGCGTGGCCGTGATCGGCGCGGCGGCCTCGGCCTTCGACGCGGCCGCGGTGGCGCTCGAGCATGGCGCGGCCGCCGTGCACCTGTTCGCGCGCCGCGACCATCTCGCGGCCACGCCGGTGGCGCGCGTGCGTGGCTATCCGGGCCTGTACGACAACTACTTCGCGCTGCCCGATGCCACGCGCTGGCACCATGCGGCGCGCTACCGGCGCCTGGGCACCACGCCGCCGCCCGACTCGGTGCAGCGCGTGCTGGCCTTTCCCAACTTCCATCTGCACCTGGGCGCGCCGTGGCGCGGCGTCACGCAGAACGGCAACCAGCTCGTGGCCCATGTGCACGACGAGCATTTCCACTTCGACTTCGCGATCGCCGGCACCGGCTACAGCCACGAGTTGAGCGAACGCCCCGAACTGACCGGCATCGCCGACCTGGTGCTGCGCTGGCGCGATCGCTTCGAGGCGCCCGCGCACGAGCGCGACGACGAGCTCGCGGCCGCGCCCTACCTGGGCGCGGGCCTCGAGCTGGTCGAGAAGACAGCGGGCACGGCGCCGTGGCTGCGCGACATCCACGTCTACAACCCGGGAGGCTTCGCGAGCACCGGCCTGCCGCTGGGCGACGTGCCAGGCATGCGCGGCTACGTGCCGGCCATCGTGCGCCGCATCAGCGAGGACCTGCTGCTGGCCGACCTGCCGCTGCACGAGGCACGCACGCGCGCCGAGGTGCCGCCGGACTTCGGGCCGGAGTTCTATGCGGGCGCGCTGTGGCAGGGCGAGGCGCGGCTGCAGGCGGCCTGA
- a CDS encoding CMD domain protein — translation MTATIPPVADVIDQLVGIAPGDPLDRLRAEREQARLNAQQSYLALFAPTPPVPEAFDIADRFAVAAFVTALHEQPEVARFYAQRLAAQRARAGLADAIADEAKRAAAKGPYGRYPAGPLSAEDTAGPSYAVADANREALGPRLSAALVHAQLLVFHPRDASPTALQALLDAGWSSTGIVTLSQLVAFLAFQVRVVAGLRTLARHPITSVD, via the coding sequence ATGACCGCCACCATCCCTCCCGTTGCCGACGTGATCGACCAGCTGGTCGGCATCGCGCCCGGCGATCCGCTCGACCGCTTGCGTGCGGAGCGCGAACAGGCACGCCTCAACGCCCAGCAGAGCTACCTCGCGCTGTTCGCGCCCACGCCGCCCGTGCCCGAAGCGTTCGACATCGCGGACCGCTTCGCCGTCGCGGCCTTCGTGACCGCGCTGCACGAGCAGCCCGAGGTCGCGCGCTTCTATGCGCAGCGCCTGGCCGCGCAGCGCGCACGCGCGGGCCTGGCCGACGCGATCGCGGACGAAGCGAAACGCGCCGCCGCGAAGGGCCCGTACGGCCGCTATCCCGCCGGCCCGCTGAGCGCCGAGGACACGGCCGGCCCCTCGTATGCGGTCGCCGATGCGAACCGCGAGGCGCTGGGCCCGCGCCTGTCGGCCGCGCTCGTGCACGCACAACTGCTGGTGTTCCATCCGCGCGATGCGAGCCCCACCGCGCTGCAGGCCTTGCTCGATGCCGGCTGGTCGTCCACCGGCATCGTGACCCTGTCGCAGCTCGTGGCCTTCCTCGCGTTCCAGGTCCGCGTCGTCGCGGGCCTGCGCACGCTGGCGCGCCATCCCATCACTTCCGTCGACTGA
- a CDS encoding PLP-dependent aminotransferase family protein — MDQLSPPPGQGAGRRIYALLRDQIADGTLPAGAPAPSTRALAAELGVSRTTVTAVYEQLAAEGYLLTSAGRAARVASPSSAAVARPAAASRRARPAPTLSAYGRRIAAMAPPATAPSEPARIDFLYGAVASRDFPALAWRRAYQAELLRQQRSLSYAPPEGDEGLRRALQGYLRRARGLVCDAEQIVVVQGSQQGIDLCARLLLDPADAFVFENPGYLMARRCFEATGAALLPVPVDAQGLDTAALPRDGRARLAYVTPSHQFPLGGVLAIGRRLELLQWARQQRAWIVEDDYDGEFRYGQRPIDALRAVDADGRVLYVGTFSKALSPQMRLGYLVLPPELVPVFRQAKRMADRHAPLLEQRVLAALIDSGAYERHVRRVRRENERRRTALLEAIARHLPAEAQVAGTAAGLHVVLWLPWLRPRDEAALVAAARLRGVGVYPVSPLYAGKATGNRCGGLILGYASLTVEQIDQGVRLLAAVLQV; from the coding sequence ATGGACCAGTTGTCGCCTCCTCCGGGCCAGGGCGCGGGCCGCCGCATCTACGCGCTGCTGCGCGACCAGATCGCCGACGGCACCCTGCCCGCCGGCGCGCCCGCCCCGTCGACCCGGGCCCTGGCGGCCGAGCTCGGTGTCTCGCGCACCACGGTGACCGCGGTCTACGAGCAGCTCGCCGCCGAGGGCTACCTGCTCACGTCGGCGGGACGCGCGGCGCGCGTGGCGAGCCCGTCGTCTGCCGCCGTGGCACGGCCTGCGGCCGCCTCCCGCCGCGCCCGGCCCGCGCCCACGCTGTCGGCCTACGGCCGCCGCATCGCCGCGATGGCGCCGCCAGCGACCGCACCGAGCGAGCCGGCGCGCATCGACTTCCTCTATGGCGCGGTCGCCTCGCGCGACTTCCCCGCGCTGGCCTGGCGGCGCGCCTACCAGGCCGAGCTGCTGCGCCAGCAGCGCAGCCTGAGCTACGCCCCGCCCGAGGGCGACGAAGGATTGAGGCGCGCGCTGCAGGGCTATCTGCGGCGCGCGCGCGGGCTGGTCTGCGACGCGGAACAGATCGTCGTGGTGCAGGGCTCGCAGCAGGGCATCGACCTGTGCGCGCGGCTGCTGCTCGATCCCGCCGACGCCTTCGTGTTCGAGAACCCCGGCTACCTGATGGCGCGGCGCTGCTTCGAGGCCACGGGAGCGGCGCTGCTGCCGGTGCCCGTCGATGCGCAGGGCCTGGACACGGCCGCGCTGCCGCGCGACGGCCGCGCGCGCCTGGCCTACGTCACGCCCTCGCACCAGTTCCCGCTCGGCGGCGTGCTCGCCATCGGCCGGCGCCTCGAGCTGCTGCAATGGGCGCGGCAGCAGCGCGCCTGGATCGTGGAAGACGACTACGACGGCGAGTTCCGCTATGGCCAGCGCCCGATCGACGCGCTGCGCGCGGTCGATGCCGACGGGCGCGTGCTCTATGTGGGCACCTTCTCGAAGGCGCTGTCGCCGCAGATGCGGCTCGGCTACCTGGTGCTGCCGCCCGAGCTGGTGCCGGTGTTCCGCCAGGCCAAGCGCATGGCCGACCGCCATGCGCCGCTGCTCGAGCAGCGGGTGCTGGCGGCCCTGATCGACAGCGGCGCCTACGAGCGTCACGTGCGGCGCGTGCGGCGCGAGAACGAACGCCGCCGCACGGCGCTGCTCGAGGCCATCGCGCGCCATCTGCCGGCCGAGGCGCAGGTCGCGGGCACGGCGGCCGGGCTGCACGTGGTGCTGTGGCTGCCCTGGCTGCGGCCGCGCGACGAAGCCGCGCTGGTCGCCGCCGCGCGGCTGCGTGGCGTGGGTGTGTATCCGGTGTCGCCGCTCTACGCGGGCAAGGCCACCGGCAACCGTTGCGGCGGCCTGATCCTCGGCTATGCGAGCCTCACGGTCGAGCAGATCGACCAGGGCGTGCGGCTGCTGGCCGCGGTGCTTCAGGTGTAG
- a CDS encoding isocitrate lyase/PEP mutase family protein, whose amino-acid sequence MSTRKQLKSLAEARRGLIVPGAFNALSARVVEDLGFQAIYVTGAGVTNMWFGMPDQGFMGLSEIADHTARIRDAVSVPLIVDADTGFGNALNVRHTVRTLERAGADCIQFEDQVAPKRCGHFSGKEVISTEEAVSKIKAAVDARRDPDLLIMARTDAAAIHGFEAAVERAQRFAEAGADILFVEAVTSAEEVRALPKRLDRPQLMNMVIGGKTPIFNATELSELGYGIVLYANAALQGAVAGMQKALTVLRDEKEVRESSGLVTPFAERQRLVGKPEWDALEQRYT is encoded by the coding sequence ATGTCCACCCGCAAGCAACTCAAATCCCTCGCCGAGGCCCGCCGCGGCCTGATCGTTCCGGGCGCCTTCAACGCGCTCTCCGCCCGTGTCGTGGAAGACCTCGGTTTCCAGGCCATCTACGTCACCGGCGCCGGCGTCACCAACATGTGGTTCGGCATGCCCGACCAGGGCTTCATGGGCCTGTCGGAGATCGCCGACCACACGGCGCGCATCCGCGATGCCGTGTCGGTGCCGCTGATCGTCGATGCCGACACCGGCTTCGGCAACGCGCTCAACGTGCGCCACACCGTGCGCACGCTCGAGCGCGCGGGCGCCGACTGCATCCAGTTCGAGGACCAGGTCGCGCCCAAGCGCTGCGGTCATTTCTCGGGCAAGGAGGTGATCTCCACCGAGGAGGCCGTGAGCAAGATCAAGGCGGCCGTCGATGCGCGCCGCGATCCCGACCTGCTGATCATGGCGCGCACCGACGCGGCCGCGATCCATGGCTTCGAGGCCGCGGTCGAGCGCGCGCAGCGCTTCGCCGAGGCCGGCGCCGACATCCTGTTCGTCGAGGCCGTGACCAGCGCCGAGGAGGTTCGCGCGCTGCCGAAGCGGTTGGACCGGCCGCAGCTCATGAACATGGTGATCGGCGGCAAGACGCCGATCTTCAACGCGACCGAACTCAGCGAGCTCGGCTACGGCATCGTGCTCTATGCCAATGCCGCGCTGCAGGGTGCGGTGGCCGGCATGCAGAAGGCGCTGACGGTGCTGCGCGACGAGAAGGAAGTGCGCGAATCCAGCGGCCTGGTCACGCCCTTCGCCGAGCGCCAGCGGCTCGTGGGCAAGCCCGAGTGGGACGCGCTGGAGCAGCGCTACACCTGA
- a CDS encoding alkylhydroperoxidase domain protein has product MATESTLSYPDNAHPTRFTQAQLEWLPWLEPLPEAELTERHFAGLVDASRAKSPYFRLLARDPDILGARTRTDKDIFYNPEAGLPRAERELAAAAASRHNGCIYCASVHARFATHFSQRADDVQRLLDEGTTAALGERWDAIVAASVALSSTPSSFGTEHIEALRAQGLDDLAIADVIHGAAFFNWANRLMLSLGEPQQP; this is encoded by the coding sequence ATGGCCACCGAATCGACCCTGAGCTATCCGGACAACGCGCACCCCACGCGCTTCACACAGGCGCAGCTCGAATGGCTGCCCTGGCTCGAGCCGCTGCCCGAAGCCGAGCTCACCGAGCGCCATTTCGCGGGCCTGGTCGATGCCTCGCGCGCCAAGTCGCCGTACTTCCGGCTGCTCGCGCGCGATCCCGACATCCTCGGCGCGCGCACGCGCACCGACAAGGACATCTTCTACAACCCCGAGGCCGGCCTGCCGCGCGCCGAGCGCGAACTGGCTGCGGCCGCGGCCTCGCGCCACAACGGCTGCATCTACTGCGCCTCGGTGCATGCGCGCTTCGCCACGCATTTCTCGCAGCGTGCGGACGACGTGCAGCGGCTGCTCGACGAGGGCACGACGGCCGCGCTCGGCGAGCGCTGGGACGCGATCGTCGCGGCTTCGGTGGCGCTGTCGTCCACGCCGTCCAGTTTCGGCACCGAGCACATCGAGGCGCTGCGCGCGCAGGGCCTGGACGACCTCGCGATCGCCGACGTGATCCACGGCGCCGCCTTCTTCAACTGGGCGAACCGGTTGATGCTCTCGCTGGGCGAGCCGCAACAACCCTGA
- a CDS encoding FMN-binding negative transcriptional regulator has product MYIPAHFAVTDPAALQRVIREHPLGMLVTHGPAGLDADHLPFEFDPEVGTHGLLSAHVARANDAWQRCPTGTEVMVVFRAAQAYISPSWYPSKHELHRQVPTWNYEVVHAHGTITVRDDERFVRGIVARLTRRHEAAEPRPWKMGDSAPEFIDGLLGHIVGIEIALTSLVGKSKLSQNKETRDRAGASEALAARGHAEIAERMRPID; this is encoded by the coding sequence ATGTACATCCCCGCGCATTTCGCCGTCACCGATCCCGCCGCGCTGCAGCGCGTCATCCGCGAGCATCCGCTCGGCATGCTGGTCACGCACGGCCCCGCGGGGCTGGACGCCGATCACCTGCCCTTCGAGTTCGATCCCGAGGTCGGCACCCACGGCCTGCTCTCGGCCCACGTCGCGCGCGCCAACGACGCCTGGCAGCGCTGCCCGACCGGCACCGAGGTCATGGTGGTCTTCCGCGCCGCGCAGGCCTACATCTCGCCGAGCTGGTATCCGAGCAAGCACGAGCTGCACCGGCAGGTGCCGACCTGGAACTACGAGGTGGTGCATGCGCACGGCACGATCACCGTGCGCGACGACGAGCGCTTCGTGCGCGGCATCGTCGCGCGCCTCACGCGCCGCCACGAGGCGGCCGAGCCCAGGCCCTGGAAGATGGGCGACTCGGCGCCCGAATTCATCGACGGGCTGCTGGGCCACATCGTCGGCATCGAGATCGCGCTCACCTCGCTGGTCGGCAAGTCGAAGCTGAGCCAGAACAAGGAGACGCGCGACCGCGCGGGTGCGTCCGAGGCGCTGGCCGCGCGCGGCCATGCCGAGATCGCCGAGCGCATGCGCCCGATCGACTGA
- a CDS encoding tripartite tricarboxylate transporter substrate binding protein, whose product MTSLPFPTRGARRALLRATLAAPVLLAALTASARAATDEAAGFPSKPVHIVVPVAAGGSADKLTRLIAERLTERWGQSVVVENLGGASGTIGAARVAKSPADGYTLLQQGEGLTLNGILFDRLPYDGQKAFTPVIKAVVNPQILVVNPKTGIGDFRAYLARAKARPHSISLGLPGNGGIAHVAHEMIGQETGAQVNYIPYSGGGPATLDVLAGHVDATLITLAAVTDHVRAGKLRALAVTTDYRSGALPEVPTMAEAGLPGFAVESWQGYFAPAGTPPAVVAKINRDIQAVIAAPETRAKLEDMGFKVTGGSPADLGRTLAAERIRYAKTIQTAGISLR is encoded by the coding sequence ATGACCTCCCTGCCCTTCCCGACCCGCGGCGCCCGCCGCGCCCTGCTGCGCGCCACCTTGGCCGCGCCCGTCCTGCTCGCCGCCCTCACGGCGTCCGCCCGCGCCGCCACCGACGAGGCGGCCGGTTTTCCCTCGAAGCCGGTCCACATCGTGGTGCCCGTGGCCGCCGGCGGCAGCGCCGACAAGCTCACCCGCCTGATCGCCGAGCGCCTGACCGAGCGCTGGGGCCAGTCGGTGGTGGTCGAGAACCTCGGCGGCGCCAGCGGCACCATCGGCGCCGCGCGCGTGGCCAAGTCGCCGGCCGACGGCTACACGCTGCTGCAGCAGGGCGAAGGCCTGACGCTCAACGGCATCCTGTTCGACCGCCTGCCCTACGACGGCCAGAAGGCCTTCACGCCGGTGATCAAGGCGGTGGTCAACCCGCAGATCCTGGTGGTCAATCCGAAGACCGGCATCGGCGACTTCCGCGCCTACCTCGCGCGCGCCAAGGCGCGGCCGCACTCGATCAGCCTGGGCCTGCCGGGCAACGGCGGCATCGCCCACGTGGCGCACGAGATGATCGGCCAGGAGACAGGCGCGCAGGTCAACTACATCCCCTACTCGGGCGGCGGGCCGGCCACGCTCGACGTGCTCGCGGGCCATGTCGACGCCACGCTGATCACGCTGGCCGCCGTGACCGACCACGTGCGCGCCGGCAAGCTGCGCGCGCTCGCGGTCACCACCGACTACCGCTCGGGCGCTTTGCCCGAGGTGCCGACCATGGCCGAGGCCGGGCTGCCGGGCTTCGCGGTCGAGAGCTGGCAGGGCTATTTCGCGCCGGCCGGCACGCCGCCGGCCGTGGTCGCGAAGATCAACCGCGACATCCAGGCCGTGATCGCCGCGCCCGAGACGCGCGCCAAGCTCGAGGACATGGGCTTCAAGGTGACCGGCGGCTCGCCGGCCGACCTGGGGCGCACGCTGGCGGCGGAGCGGATCCGCTATGCGAAGACCATTCAGACGGCGGGGATCTCGCTGCGCTGA